In Cicer arietinum cultivar CDC Frontier isolate Library 1 chromosome 7, Cicar.CDCFrontier_v2.0, whole genome shotgun sequence, the genomic window taaatagtaaaatattgaattaactttattgacatattaatttattagtctatttaaaatatgtataattatttatttaaaaatattaatataaaatagatttcTAAATAGATTAATAAATCATATCATACTTCAtccctataaaaaaaaaaacatacgaTATGCCAAGGTAgctaatattatttattttttgtttacgATATAGCTAGCTAGTTATAGAAATAGTAGTGTTGGatttaatactttttaaaatatgtactcCGGGTCAGAGCGTCGCTTTCAAACTTGGAAGAGCCTCCTGGCATGTGCACCAATGCAATACGGGCTCGATGACTTTCTCATAGTTGAGTTTTCATATAactcaaattaataattaccCTGGTTGAAAGCAAATGTTTTACCTTTAACAacttaaatcatattttaatacaCCAATTTAAAAACTCAGAATGCACCTGACTCACTAATGTGATGCTATATGATGATAAGGTGGTTGGCATTTCTAAACTTTATACCATAATTGCACCAATCAAAGGATAGAGTcattaaattataatacatccatgaaagttaattttttatttcaatcttATTCCAACAGTAAAAATatcctaaataaaataaaacagccTCTAGGCCCATTGAGAAGGGGacctaaaaaatttaagaaagaTAAGGGCCTTGGATTGGAGtgatgaagaaaatgaaatattaacaGCTGAGGTAAATTAGATAGAGTGAGTTGAGggaataaaagtaaaaaagacaAAATGCGAGTGTTTTCGTATAGCTGAGGATGAAAACGTGTAGGACTCAAATTGGTGGACTTTTGAGAGGATTTATCATGTGCCATAAATATAAACACCACATGGCCCTAAAGAGATACGTAcattgtatttttggacaaaataagaaaaagaagatCAATGTTCTCATGTCATGCCATTACAGCTTCAAAACGGAATGCATGCATATCATGAAATGGGAAATGGATGATTTCACAAATTCAATTGAATCAATCAACGAACAATCACATATACGGACAAAATTAACCActgtacattttttttaataaatctaaTTCAATATGGATTTTAACggaatcaaatttaattaaaaaccaaacttacatcaaattaaatatataaatatattaaataaaatcatatccatgttctttttttaaattttatcttataCTATGATTTTCTATTGGAGTCATATTGCGACTGGTCCTACCTGGATTTTATTATACTATGGCATATGTCATTTTCAATACCAATATGCTGGGGTTGCACTGGCATGGCTCAAATTCTTTGTTCTCACTTGACTTGTATCTTGACTACAAACTAAACACATCATATCACACATTTATTATTCTAAATTGATGAAAACAAAATCATTATTTGAGACTAccttatataattaattagtgaATTAAGATGAATATTAtacagtaattttttttttgtcaaggTCTTCTCATCCTAATATCGATAATACTATTAGTTAATGGTGTGAATTCTAAACACTATAATGAATGATAGTCTTATTAATGTTTTAGGTGAAAAACgtttgaatttataaatatgtttgacaATGAATCAAACTATCTTGtcataaaatagaaaaaggaGTGAAAAAAATCTATGAATAGTAACAATTTGTATAGATATTTTAGTACTAGATAAATacagataaattatttatctaacATTTGTCTATGTTAAAATACGCTTATGAAACGCATATGTGTATTTTAAACTAAAGATATAATTGATTTGAGATATTATAATGTAATAATACATAGTCCCCACATTCTAAATCAATGTCACAATCTTAGCATTAGCTGCTGAAGTATAGAATATATACATACAAAATTACAAATCCAGAAAAGCAAGATCAACAAGCTaaaatacttaatatttttttaaaatccaagctgacaaaaattaataataattattctgATGCTAGGCACAAGCCTATAGTACTATTATCAAACCACAAAAATCACCTTAATTTCACTACATAATAACATACCATAACATATGCTtcattataacattttttagataataaaatcTATACAAATAAACACAACACCATCAATTAATTTGCTTCTTTCTTCAGGTGTGAATATGCTTTAATGCACCTGATCTCATCAGAGTATCattgttccttttttttttcttctcatcttatCAGAAAAGTTCTTAGTAATTCCACAAAGTACCATCCAAATCAACTGCAGCAGGTGGTGGACGATGGTGATTATTCTCAAAAGCCCTTCTACTCATATCAAAATTTGACACAACAGAAGATGTTTCAGCGTTCATATCAGTAGTTAAATCCGTTTCCTTAGAGACACTCACAATTTGCTGTCTCTCACTTTTGAAACCATTGTTTTCATACAAAGCTCTTAGGATTGCTTGGTCCTGCATACCACAAACAGAACTAGGAAATTGCAAATTACACCCAACTTGATTATTATTAGAGTATAGTGGATTTGAAGAAGTTGATATTAGTGGATTTGAAGAAACACCATAAATTGAGTTGTTGTTGGTGAAAGAATCAAAGATCCCTCCTTGGTTTCTTTGAACATCAATTGAATTGGAGAAGCAGGGCACGTAAGCTGAATCATTCAATTGTTTGATTTTCCCAATAGAATGAGATGAATCAGTAAGGGGTGGTAAAACAGAAGAACCCAAATCGTTACCAAGAGTGTCCAACCTCATTATCCCAGAAATATGTGTTTTTTTGCCAGCTGAACTCTTCTGAAACACCCTACAAATAACCCACTCATTCTGCAACATACAATCAAATTTCcattaatatcaaattatcaatcaacaaaaaaaagtaCTATTAGTGCGGTGCATGTTTAGAATCACTGtgagtttaataaaattatagtgACACCATGATTTTATTGAAGCTCAAAAGTGTATTTTTGTTGTCAAAACCACATCAATTCATCGTAATTAGTCAAAATTACACTTTGAAACttgaacaaaatgaaagtgtGATCTTGATTTTGGTGGAACTCAgcgcaaataaaaaaaaaaagagatgaaGAAGAGAATAAACAATTGAATACCTTTGCAGCTTTAGGAAGATTGTGAACAGAGAATTTACCCTCAAGTCTATATTCATGCATAACCCAATTACTTTTCTCTCCTTTAGGTGCTCTTCCTTTGTAAAAAACAAGAGTTTTCTTCATTCCAACCAACGATTTCCCTCTGAAAATCTCTTTATCTTTCCCAGTAGCTTTCCAATACCCTGCTTCTGTTGCTCTATTTGTCCTCAACCCTGTTGGGTATTTTCTGTCTCTCACACAGAAAAAGTACCATTCCTTTTCTCCCATTTTTGCTTTCCCTANNNNNNNNNNNNNNNNNNNNNNNNNNNNNNNNNNNNNNNNNNNNNNNNNNNNNNNNNNNNNNNNNNNNNNNNNNNNNNNNNNNNNNNNNNNNNNNNNNNNNNNNNNNNNNNNNNNNNNNNNNNNNNNNNNNNNNNNNNNNNNNNNNNNNTTCCCTACGCCCAAAATTTCAACCAAACAAAGTGAATTTTTTCAATCCCCAAATAAAGATGCATatgaaaatcaaagaaaaaaaaaagtgggtCTGAAAAGATGATTGGTACAACTTACATGGCAAATCCCAAGGTTCAGACTTGTTAAGGTCTACATCACCAATTGCTCTTGCAGAGAAATTAGAATCAATAACCTTTTTGTATAAATAATGACTTATAAGCTCTTCATCAGTTGGATGAAATCGAAATCCAGGAGGCAAATCCATCTTCTCATCTTCTTTACATGATAAAACAGAAACGTTTTCCATAATTTCAAGGGTCAACCTTAAAAGCTCAATAAAATGAAGAGAAAAGAAGAGAAAAGGTGTTAGTGATGTatgaaaaaaagagaagaaatggAGGGAGATAAGAGTTAGAAAACATGAGAAAGTGAAGGTGGTGGTTGTTGTGTTGAGATTGAGAAGGGAAAAAAGAGAGGAAAAGAAGGGCATAAATAGTGGTGTTTTGGGGAGGAAGAAACGTGGAATGTAAGGTAACCTCATTTGTTTGTTGTTTATAGCCTAAAAGCCCACTTTCTTCAACTTTTTCTTTCTcagataataattttatcatctcACCCTTAAATTGTTATACTTCTGACTCAACCCACCATCATTTATCCTAACTTCCTTACTTTTACTATCCACTACTTCCCTCATTACCAACATATCACTTTCTTTCCTCTTTACTTACTGtcaaaatttttatattgttttgttgttttaattaataaaaatataacataaaattacTCTCGGTCGTCGCTAACTAAAATagagataataatataaatttataatatataacacCAAGTAAGATAGGTAAGAATGTCTACCTAATTTATAGtacttatatttattataaagtgcaactttaaaaataacaacataCAATTTTACATATCAGAATACGATCTTACCTAACAATTTTACATATGTTAACATttctcataataaaataaaaattgtctGATAATTTACAATTAATAGCTTCTTAGTCTAGGTCCTTAAGTATTTgcttatgattattttttggaAAAGTTACTtcgatatttttaaattgtggaGGGTCATCTTGTAGCCATTGGGCCACTCGACCTGGCCCCATGTTCACCACGGGCCAAATGAGCTGAGTCGAAAAGACTCTTATagatttagttttattttttttaatagttcgACCTAAACTAAAATATCAgaatttctttttcatttatgaTACCAATAATTAGGAGTAAAATACAAAAAGTAACACACACTCTTAACAAATTTATTATCCAACAACTTTTCTTAATACCTGCAAATTTGTCATAAGGTTTTATAACAACGGACAAAATCATATCAACCTCTTTTTAGAATTAGCAAAAGGAATGAAAATTTCAAGGAAAGAGAAGTACAATAATTTGAAAGTTTATAAGGTGTATTGATAAATTGAAGGATTTTAATATAGTTTCTTTCTTAACCAATTAATTAATGATGATTTGGTGAATCAAAATGCTATTTTTAAACTATTGACTCTAAAatgtttaatattaaaattcacaTTAAACATTCTGATGTTTTGAGTCGACTTTAACGCTTAAGTCAATACATGCTTAATAATTTAGAGTCCTTTTCATTTTACACTCTTTTCATCTATAaccaatattttggaaatcAAAATTTGACAATGTAATGTTTGGTGAgtctaaatattttgaatacactctaaaacatttcaaaactttAGTAATAGAGAGGATAAATGAAGAGGATCTAGCTCTTGATTGAGTGGGAGTAGAAGTCTAGGTTAGATATTGTGTATACTTTGACTTCACATaaacattaatatttataagaaGGTGTTAGGTCATAATAACAATGTAAATATGCatactaaataaatattgtgcCGCAATTTTCCCCCATATTTCTTTGTGCTTGTTACCGTTAGAGATAACCACAACTGATAGGTCTCTGAAGATTATAAGTATGAAATATTATATCTTTGAGTATTATTTTTGATGAACTGAATCATGATGCAGAACACTAATCAAAataagttattatttatttaatcaatgttcacttttttaattcatatttgacaaaattttatatttataaatattggtGGACTGTTTATTCTGCTATCtataattaacttatattttttaattaaaagtgttttaaattaaaatataaaatgttgtaatctatattttaatttatattatgttatttcatataaattttaattttataactatATCATCAAATTATTCTACTTCATATTTTTACTTGTATTTACAAAAAGACATATAATACGACAAATATATTTACTAAAGTAAATGTTAACTTTTGTGACGGTTTTTATTGCAACCCGTGGCAGTTTGAACTGCTGTAATTATTAGATCGAGGCAACTAGTTGATTCTTCACTATATAATAGTTTTCCATGACTACACCAATATTCATGGtaaaatcttttgaaaatatCAATCATAAAGGAATAATGttcatttttaactaatctcATGTTGTCGGCGAAGGATAGTAGTTGGGACAAGTAGTCGACGTGGCCatctaaaatttttaatttatattaattgatttttaattttttcatatgtGTCCAAGaaccaaatcaaatatttttttttgtcttcaaaTATACTTAATCTCTGTTTGTCTAGGtataatttcatttaatttaaaattaatttttgatatcTAATTAgaccattatattttatttcgcaTTATATCAGTAATGTTTTATCTTAAAAATGTgatgtttttaaatattaatttaattatttatattttattttttcattgtaGTTAATGTATTTGAgtcatataaaaattatgtagtTGTTTCTTTagtatcaaaattttaatatttaaaaaatattacacttattgaattgaatcaaatcaatatatttttcattagcttttttttgcaatatttttttattcaaacaaaCATTATTGTCTAAAAAGTTAtagtaattcaaaatttaactaaaaattattatctatactgtagcattttttttttttggtaagaGCAACTAGTGAGAGTTCAAGCTAGGATCCACTAGTTAAGAATCTGAGTTGGATCTTTTATGTCATATAAGACGTAagaaatcaacttttttttctaCACATGGTAAGAATGtcttaaattatatattgttttaataaaatatatttgttttaaattatatgtaattttataatatcaatgaattatgaatatttctttttttattatgctttttattatttattactctattttttctaattatttaatttttatctcaTATCATTaatgaatgatatttttataaatcaacttataatttatttttatttttatataagatcaattatatttcttaatttgtatttaattgttGATGTGGCATACAATTTAGGACGGAAggagtattttattttgtaataataataaatttaaagttaataattgtagacttttcaaaaaaagtattataatgGCAGAATATGTTCGAACAACTTTGCAAaagttgtaaatattttatgaacttctatttttttttttttgatgagTTGGACatctaaaatataaacataCTAACTACGTGCGAACGATCAAAACACAATTCTGATTGAAGTTAATTAGTCAAAGTAACATCTGATATGATGTATACTACCATTGAGATTggaatattattaatattcacTGAGGTGGTTGCAAAATGATGGGCAAAATTCGTTGCTCTTTCATAAGCTAATTTGTCTACTCTACTCCACAAAGCAAATATGTGTAacaactttttttgttttatataaatgAAGGAAAAATATGTGTCTAGCACCACGTTGTAGCCAATTCTTTTGTCCTAAATTTCTGATGGCaactttataatatttattttgttttttactatTATGGAGACACAATATATTGAGACCAATTATAAAACGTGTAACCTTTATTATACTTTCTCATCACATCAGAATGACAATTCTTATTGTAAAACATGTTAGATTTTGTGTTGGAATGCTACACcaacttaattaaataagagGAATGCTccattttaagttttaaatttgaattgtctATTATTACTGGATACAAATAAAAAGATTAGTGAATCTCTTTTAgaatacttaaaaaattattaaataaactgCATACTTtaaacataataattaataataatgtataaaataaagttttttcaCTTATCCTTCTACGTGCactagagaagaaaaaaaaatacaaataatatcgGCAAAATTTTGggatattaaaaattcaatctaTTACAActgtcaaattttaatattgttaggttgaataTCATGTTACGAATTCGAATTCGAGATTTGACAGTTGTGTGCgattttatatactattttctctaCAGACAATAAAACGTCTAATCTTATTGTCTTTAATTTATGTCTTCATATTGTCTCTGTTTATAAAGAAAATCATCACTTAGTgatgaaaaataacttttaaccAGGTTTGATGAGttgtaacatttatttttatctattaaaatacgaaatattcaatttaataatatcaatattaacTAATGAACTAAGACTTAAgaatattaaatatcatattttatatgcATTTATATATGGATGTTTTTAAAGGATGAAatagtattaaataaaattctaattaaAAAGTACTTTCAAAAAGTCCTAAACAGTATTTTCGCATAATTATATTCAAAAACTAATCATCTATTAAGATATTGGCTGAGAAAAGTTTGagcaaaactttaaaatgaacATGATTCTTGTTTGATCCAAATTGGGTCGCCTTGTCAAAGCCCACATAAGGAGCTCAACATAAGGACGAAATAGCAGaccaaaaacaaattaaaagttttttacaatttttttttatatgatccTTCTAATTGAAGTGAGTCGTGTCAAATATTAAatgtagatatttttttttttatcatgattCGAATTCGAATTCaccaaattataaaaatttagtcTCTTTCGTTAAACTCAATTTCCGTTAATTTGAACAATTtgtttaatatcaaaataagtTACGTAAAATCAATTAGCTACTCTCTATGTGAAAAGacgaataataaatatttatatttgaatgaaCGATTATGTTTCATTATAAAATTACTTTATTcgtcttaaaataattaaattatttaatcatttcacacgtattaagaaaaatatataaatgaaagagatataatattatttttaacagaTTATTCTTATTAGATATTGATGtattatcaatattataaatacataataaaaatattgtataagAAATGAAGTAAATGATACTAATTAAATggcaaaatttaaaataaaaaattgaaaaacactaTTATTTTGGAACAGAGAGTAATAGATAAGTGAATTTTTGGTTGATTCACATAAAACAAATAAACCtcaattaaactaaattatGTTATCTACAAAAGACATTCACCTGGGAAGCAGATCATTCCATTTTGAAGTAAGCTATTCCGGAAATCAACACTTGGATTACTATCATGACTTCTTTTGTGTAAATTAAGCACCTCTATGCGTGACtatgaaaattaattacttGATAGCTGAGAGTTtcttaaaagattaattttcttttaacatatatttttttatatacattattcAGATATCGAATACTCGACCAAATAATAAAAAGCTCAAACATCAATAACTTATATGACACTACGTTGGTCCATAATATTTCCACAGCAAACCATTGAACCACTACCACCATATTCGCCATTGCTCCAACGAAGAGCGAAATCATTTACTAATTTTGTGTACATAATCAAGTACAACCACAATTAATTCAACTTCCATATCATTAAGTTTATTTGAGGCACTGCTCCTGATGCATGTGTCTGTTTGTCCTGTTCCGACACAAGGAAACCAAAGACACAATCATGTGAAACAAATACTCAGTAGAGCATTGCATTAAAACCCCTTATCATAACAtatcataatattattatactgttatcagattttaaatataatagatAGTTTAATAAATGATAACTAATTCAATACgtttaattttattgatctattttcttttatattcaaTACAAGAAGgagtatctatttatttatttattctcaaGTTAGTTATAGGCAAAGGACATGAGATTTGATAGATGAGCATGCTATGCGGAGGTATTTCATTGGCTGCTTCACAAAATTAATGATTTGACAAATTTCGTTGAACTGCCTAACTCTAGGAAGCTTGGAATGTGAATTGATTCATGAATGTTACTAACAATTGACAAAAATTAACCCTCTAAATGAAAGTAGAAAGAAATAAAACGAATAGAaaatgagataatttttttagtaaaaaaaaaagtaaaaataataaatacataatacTATTTGTTAAATGATATAAGTattctcaaataaaaataaaatatgatagaaaatgaaaaataaaagtaaaataattaaataaataaacaataataataataaccttaaatatttattgataacttcaaatcaactaaaaaagagtaatattagttttgtaaaaaaaacatcaaatagatttttaagtgtttgttcaattgacaaatgtcgatattgttatGTTGAAAATTTTGTCTCGGTTTGAATTCCAAATTTCGTAGTTGCAActtatttatgataaaatttatcatctcttttaaacaaaatattcggtgaaatattttaatctttattagCGCATTTTTATCTAAAAAGTAACCTTTCTGCATTGTTTGTCCAATTTGGGAAACTGCATTTTTTGTGTGGGTCCTAGCAAAATAATTTTGTTCCttccctttttatttttttaagacaaatcaaacaatgggaaagattttgaaatttgtgtttttatttctctttcatTATGGTTGGTAGGGGTAGACAACATGTCAGATAGGACGAGTTTGGATCAAAAAAATTCAACCGACCCAAACTGCGGGTGCAATATATAGACTCATTTTCACCCATTTTGTTTTCAAGTTTGTTGGAATTCaggtttttttgtttgattttttcagATTATAAGATTTAACACTTAGAATATTAAATCGAAACAGAGTTTGAAACTATGacttaaaaatacaaaatacaagagaaaaaaaatcatggATCTAACTACTTGAAGAGTAAATCTGGTTGCAAAAAGATTCGAAAAAACAAATTTGGCTGTTAAAGAAGTTGCAATTGAAAACCACTAGATATGCGCTATCAGCATTGTCCTTTTCCCGtgattgtgataaaaaaaaaagtgaagttGTTGTTAATCGTATGAAAGAATGGTgtcataatatttttatcattaagaAGCTTCGAGAGAAACATGTCGAGAGCCAAATAATTTAGATTTGTTATGTTGTGGACTAAGTTTTGTAGatgtataatatataaaaaaagagatGAAGAAATTAAGAAGAAATGAATGAGAGATATCAGAGTGTGAGAGAGGTAgaattttctaaaagaaaaaaaagcttcgattgaaagaaaaaaaaacgtcAAGTATGTcctcataataatataatataaaatatatagatgTGCAGATAAATTATTGTTGTGGTCCAAAACACTCACC contains:
- the NAC57 gene encoding NAC domain-containing protein 100 gives rise to the protein MRLPYIPRFFLPKTPLFMPFFSSLFSLLNLNTTTTTFTFSCFLTLISLHFFSFFHTSLTPFLFFSLHFIELLRLTLEIMENVSVLSCKEDEKMDLPPGFRFHPTDEELISHYLYKKVIDSNFSARAIGDVDLNKSEPWDLPWKAKMGEKEWYFFCVRDRKYPTGLRTNRATEAGYWKATGKDKEIFRGKSLVGMKKTLVFYKGRAPKGEKSNWVMHEYRLEGKFSVHNLPKAAKNEWVICRVFQKSSAGKKTHISGIMRLDTLGNDLGSSVLPPLTDSSHSIGKIKQLNDSAYVPCFSNSIDVQRNQGGIFDSFTNNNSIYGVSSNPLISTSSNPLYSNNNQVGCNLQFPSSVCGMQDQAILRALYENNGFKSERQQIVSVSKETDLTTDMNAETSSVVSNFDMSRRAFENNHHRPPPAAVDLDGTLWNY